The Pseudomonas azadiae genome contains a region encoding:
- a CDS encoding HD domain-containing phosphohydrolase, protein MDETDCIEMDGAILALSMVGDLSMGQPFGQSRRTARLVQLLGQACHGDGDHIDIGRQVALLRWSGCTANADGFSELLGDDVQGRNAMLSQTLDAAGARAVGQATSLAQVHCEVSGDIARTLGLSAGVELGLRNVFEQFDGGGRPLGLRHPQVPEVVYLVVLAGDLEILSRVHGLEMALQWIAGQRDQRYPATLIAELTRHAGDWLEQLRSMQQEPACARTEQREVPLTLVGDVIDLKLPWLAGYSRRSAELVRVAAGLSGLSQSSANHLSQAALIHGIGRAAVPNRIWNTPGALLDGDLEQARLVPYWTSRVCGQIPALTVPGQLAAHAYERLDGSGYFRSLSGDALTDEHRLLTATLAWTALRSDRPWRPAFSEDAAARLMLDEAQQGRFDTRACQTVIAAARGELSVKACKASHGPLTERETEILQRISKGGSNKEVARQLGISPSTVRTHVESVFRKLHCTTRAAATLKALTLGLI, encoded by the coding sequence ATGGACGAAACGGACTGCATTGAAATGGACGGCGCGATCCTGGCCCTGTCCATGGTCGGCGACCTGAGCATGGGCCAGCCGTTTGGCCAGTCGCGGCGAACGGCGCGCCTGGTGCAGTTGCTGGGCCAGGCCTGCCACGGTGACGGCGACCACATCGACATCGGCCGCCAGGTGGCATTGCTGCGGTGGTCGGGCTGCACGGCGAATGCGGACGGTTTCAGCGAACTGTTGGGCGACGACGTGCAGGGGCGCAACGCGATGCTCAGTCAGACCCTTGATGCAGCCGGCGCGCGCGCCGTAGGCCAGGCGACGTCGCTGGCGCAGGTGCATTGCGAGGTGTCCGGCGATATCGCCCGGACCTTGGGGCTCAGCGCCGGCGTGGAACTGGGCCTGCGCAATGTGTTCGAGCAGTTCGACGGCGGCGGCAGGCCCTTGGGCTTGCGCCATCCGCAGGTGCCCGAAGTGGTTTACCTGGTGGTGCTGGCGGGCGACCTGGAGATTCTGTCGCGGGTTCATGGCCTGGAGATGGCGTTGCAATGGATCGCAGGCCAGCGTGATCAACGGTATCCGGCCACGCTGATCGCCGAACTCACGCGCCACGCCGGGGATTGGCTGGAACAGTTGCGTTCGATGCAGCAAGAGCCTGCTTGCGCGCGCACCGAGCAACGCGAAGTGCCCTTGACGTTGGTGGGCGACGTGATCGATCTCAAGTTGCCCTGGCTCGCCGGCTATTCGCGGCGCTCGGCGGAATTGGTACGCGTGGCGGCGGGGCTGTCCGGATTGTCGCAGTCCAGCGCCAATCACCTGAGCCAGGCGGCGTTGATCCACGGCATCGGCCGCGCCGCAGTGCCCAATCGCATCTGGAATACGCCCGGCGCGCTGCTCGACGGCGACCTTGAACAGGCCCGGTTGGTGCCTTACTGGACCTCACGCGTCTGCGGCCAGATCCCGGCGCTTACCGTGCCCGGGCAATTGGCGGCCCACGCCTACGAGCGGCTCGACGGCAGCGGCTACTTCCGCAGCCTCAGCGGCGACGCGCTCACAGACGAGCACCGCTTGCTGACTGCCACCTTGGCCTGGACCGCGTTGCGCAGTGATCGCCCCTGGCGCCCGGCATTCAGCGAGGACGCTGCTGCGCGCCTGATGCTGGATGAGGCGCAACAGGGCCGTTTCGACACGCGCGCCTGCCAAACCGTGATCGCTGCGGCGCGTGGCGAGCTTTCGGTCAAAGCCTGCAAGGCCAGCCATGGCCCGCTCACCGAGCGCGAAACCGAGATTTTGCAGCGCATCAGCAAGGGCGGCAGCAACAAGGAAGTCGCGCGT
- a CDS encoding alpha/beta hydrolase, translating into MFKPKAIALALAMTTSIFASASFAAQPSVVIVHGAFADGSDWAKVVPLLQTQGIKVTVVQNPLTSLADDVAATQRVLNNQDGNVVLVGHSWGGTVISQAGTDQKVRGLVYVAAFAPDAGQASKDLGKDYPAPAGVKDITADKNGFLYMTAQGMATGFAQDLPAEQTAVMAATQGPIRASAFDDKTSAAAWKGKPSWYVVARDDRMIQPDLQRAFAKKIGAQVTEIQASHVPQQSRPADVAKVIIQAVQQSQ; encoded by the coding sequence ATGTTCAAGCCCAAAGCAATCGCTCTCGCACTCGCCATGACCACCTCGATCTTCGCCAGCGCCAGCTTCGCCGCCCAACCTTCGGTGGTGATCGTGCACGGCGCCTTCGCCGACGGCTCCGACTGGGCCAAGGTGGTGCCGCTGCTGCAGACCCAAGGCATCAAGGTCACCGTGGTGCAAAACCCGCTCACCTCGCTGGCCGACGATGTTGCCGCCACCCAGCGCGTGCTCAACAACCAGGACGGCAACGTCGTACTGGTCGGGCATTCCTGGGGCGGCACCGTGATCAGCCAGGCCGGCACCGACCAGAAAGTACGCGGCCTGGTCTACGTCGCCGCCTTCGCCCCGGATGCCGGCCAGGCCAGCAAAGACCTGGGCAAGGACTACCCCGCCCCGGCCGGCGTCAAAGACATTACCGCCGATAAAAACGGCTTCCTCTACATGACCGCCCAAGGCATGGCCACCGGCTTCGCCCAGGACCTGCCGGCAGAACAGACTGCCGTGATGGCCGCCACCCAGGGGCCGATCCGCGCCTCGGCGTTTGACGACAAAACCAGCGCCGCCGCCTGGAAAGGCAAGCCATCCTGGTACGTGGTCGCCCGCGACGACCGCATGATCCAGCCTGACCTGCAGCGCGCCTTCGCGAAAAAAATCGGCGCCCAGGTCACTGAGATCCAGGCCAGCCATGTGCCTCAACAATCACGCCCGGCCGATGTGGCCAAGGTGATCATCCAGGCGGTGCAGCAAAGCCAGTAA
- a CDS encoding GMC family oxidoreductase produces MPDNTFDFIVCGAGASGSVVAGRLAENPGGRVLLIEAGSDDEHPDIEQPGHWPLNLGTERDWNFTAAANPHINDRQIPLNMGRGLGGGSSINVMLWARGHKNDWEDFAAESGDPAWSYASVLKLYQRIEDYQGNADPSRRGTGGPVHVQCAAPAQPIAHAMLDAANAMDIPTFDNPNGLMMEGRGGAAFNDLIIKNGKRHSIYRAYVHPRRGQPNLTVLTDTLVSRLLFKGQRVVGVEALNQGQIQRYYADHEVILSLGAINTPKVLMQSGIGPEQALRRHGIPVIQHLPGVGANHQDHVSFAAIFAYTTPQPIGHGGSEATLYWSSDSALRLPDMFHCQAEFPVPSAENAHLGVPDHGWTMFAGLAHPQSRGHVTLSGPRPDDAPIIQPNTLSHPDDLRSALDNLRFVQELGAQAAFKGLVKGECLPGNLDTRALEHYARNAAVTYWHQCGTAKMGRDSMSVVDSRLLVYGVQGLRIADASIMPHVTSGNTMAPCVVIGERAVEEIRALYQV; encoded by the coding sequence ATGCCTGACAATACGTTCGACTTCATTGTATGTGGCGCCGGCGCATCCGGCTCCGTGGTCGCGGGTCGGCTGGCAGAAAACCCTGGGGGCCGCGTGCTGCTGATCGAAGCAGGCAGCGACGACGAGCACCCCGATATCGAGCAGCCCGGCCACTGGCCATTGAACCTGGGCACTGAGCGTGACTGGAACTTCACCGCCGCCGCCAACCCGCACATCAATGACCGGCAGATCCCGCTCAACATGGGTCGCGGCCTGGGCGGCGGGTCGAGCATCAACGTGATGTTGTGGGCGCGCGGGCATAAAAACGATTGGGAGGACTTCGCCGCCGAAAGCGGCGACCCGGCCTGGAGTTACGCCTCCGTGCTCAAGTTGTACCAGCGCATCGAGGACTACCAGGGCAACGCCGACCCCAGCCGACGCGGCACCGGCGGCCCGGTGCATGTCCAGTGTGCCGCGCCCGCCCAGCCGATCGCACACGCCATGCTCGACGCCGCCAACGCGATGGACATCCCCACCTTCGACAACCCCAACGGTCTGATGATGGAAGGTCGAGGCGGCGCCGCCTTCAACGACCTGATCATCAAGAATGGCAAGCGCCATTCCATCTACCGCGCGTACGTCCACCCGCGACGCGGCCAGCCTAACCTGACCGTCTTGACCGATACGCTGGTGAGCCGGCTGCTGTTCAAAGGTCAACGCGTGGTTGGAGTTGAGGCGCTGAACCAGGGGCAAATCCAGCGCTATTACGCCGACCACGAGGTGATCCTGTCCCTCGGCGCGATCAATACGCCCAAGGTGCTGATGCAATCCGGCATCGGGCCTGAACAGGCACTGCGGCGCCACGGCATCCCGGTGATCCAGCACCTGCCCGGTGTCGGCGCCAACCATCAGGACCACGTGTCCTTTGCCGCCATCTTCGCGTACACCACGCCACAACCCATCGGCCATGGCGGTTCCGAAGCCACCCTGTACTGGAGCAGTGACAGCGCCCTGCGCCTGCCGGACATGTTCCACTGCCAAGCCGAATTCCCCGTGCCCAGCGCCGAAAACGCACACCTGGGCGTGCCTGACCATGGCTGGACCATGTTCGCCGGCCTCGCCCACCCGCAGAGCCGTGGTCACGTCACCTTGTCCGGCCCACGCCCTGACGACGCGCCGATCATCCAACCCAACACGCTGTCGCACCCGGACGACCTGCGCAGCGCCCTGGACAACCTGCGCTTCGTCCAGGAACTGGGCGCGCAGGCCGCCTTCAAAGGCCTGGTCAAAGGTGAATGCTTGCCGGGCAACCTCGACACGCGCGCGTTGGAACACTACGCACGCAATGCGGCCGTGACCTACTGGCACCAATGCGGCACCGCGAAAATGGGTCGGGATTCGATGTCGGTGGTCGACAGCCGCCTGCTGGTGTACGGCGTGCAAGGCCTGCGGATTGCCGACGCCTCGATCATGCCGCACGTGACCAGCGGCAACACGATGGCGCCGTGTGTGGTGATCGGAGAGCGGGCGGTAGAGGAGATTCGAGCGCTGTATCAGGTGTGA
- a CDS encoding LysR substrate-binding domain-containing protein has translation MSMIDDLSFFQQVATRASLTEVARHLGLSLPAVSKRLSQLEARLGVQLLQRTTRRLSLTSEGVLYLEGSRPILRQLEELESALGSRQPTLQGRLRINGTLGFGRQHLAPVVSSFARLHPELEISLELTSQPLSMLDDQFDIGVCMGEPPDSRLVGIRLLENPRILCASAAYLEAMPELTRVADLGQHNCIVLRQFGSDYAIWRFSKDGQNYSHKVSGTLSSNDGEVALSLALDGHGLILRSRWNVQQHLESGRLQAVLTDHQAPQADVFAVYQHRQHIPRRISVFARYLAQALAERLPFAALK, from the coding sequence ATGAGCATGATCGATGACCTGAGTTTCTTTCAGCAGGTGGCTACACGCGCCAGCCTAACGGAAGTGGCTCGCCATCTGGGGCTGTCGCTGCCTGCCGTGAGCAAACGGCTCAGCCAACTGGAGGCCAGACTTGGGGTGCAGTTGTTACAGCGCACTACGCGCCGATTGTCGCTGACCTCAGAAGGGGTGCTGTACCTGGAGGGAAGTCGCCCGATTCTGCGCCAGCTCGAGGAATTGGAGAGTGCGCTCGGCAGCCGTCAGCCGACCTTGCAAGGCCGGTTGCGGATCAATGGCACGCTGGGTTTCGGGCGGCAGCATCTCGCCCCCGTGGTATCGAGCTTCGCCCGGCTTCATCCGGAGCTTGAGATTTCTCTCGAGCTGACCAGCCAGCCACTGAGCATGCTGGACGACCAATTCGATATCGGCGTGTGCATGGGCGAGCCGCCGGACTCACGATTGGTCGGCATTCGCCTGCTGGAGAATCCACGCATTCTCTGTGCCTCTGCGGCATACCTTGAAGCGATGCCTGAACTGACGCGTGTGGCGGATCTGGGGCAGCATAACTGCATTGTTCTGCGCCAATTCGGCAGCGATTACGCGATTTGGCGCTTCAGCAAGGATGGCCAGAATTACTCGCACAAGGTCAGCGGGACGCTGTCGAGCAATGATGGCGAGGTGGCATTGAGTCTGGCGCTGGACGGGCATGGATTGATCCTGCGTTCGCGCTGGAATGTTCAGCAACACCTTGAAAGTGGGCGCCTGCAGGCCGTATTGACTGATCACCAGGCACCGCAGGCTGATGTTTTTGCGGTGTATCAGCACCGGCAGCATATTCCCCGGCGCATCTCGGTCTTCGCCCGTTACCTTGCGCAGGCGCTGGCGGAGCGTTTGCCGTTCGCGGCACTCAAGTAG
- a CDS encoding tartrate dehydrogenase codes for MSRTQYKIAVIPGDGIGKEVMPEGVRVLDAVAARFNLELQWDWFDFASADYYLAHGKMMPDDWFDTLKGYDAIYFGAVGWPDVVPDHISLWDSLLQFRREFDQYVNLRPCRLMPGVKAPLANRKPGDIDFWVVRENTEGEYSSVGGRMFPGTDREIVLQETVMTRVGVDRILKFAYDLAQSRPKKHLTSATKSNGIAITMPYWDERVVEMGKKYPDVNVDKYHIDILTANFVLHPDWFDVVVASNLFGDILSDLGPACTGTIGIAPSANINPERNFPSLFEPVHGSAPDIAGKGIANPIGQIWCGAMMLEHLGHPEAGAAVLTAIETVLAMGPEHAPLTADIGGTGNTESLGKAIAAAV; via the coding sequence ATGAGCAGAACCCAGTACAAAATTGCAGTGATCCCCGGCGACGGCATTGGCAAGGAAGTGATGCCCGAAGGCGTGCGTGTGCTCGACGCTGTGGCGGCCCGGTTCAATCTGGAACTGCAATGGGACTGGTTCGATTTCGCCAGCGCCGATTACTACCTGGCTCACGGCAAGATGATGCCGGACGACTGGTTCGATACCCTCAAGGGCTACGATGCGATCTACTTCGGTGCCGTGGGCTGGCCGGATGTTGTGCCTGACCACATTTCCTTGTGGGATTCGCTGCTGCAGTTCCGTCGTGAATTCGACCAGTACGTCAACCTGCGCCCCTGCCGCCTGATGCCCGGCGTGAAGGCCCCACTGGCGAACCGCAAGCCCGGCGACATCGACTTCTGGGTGGTGCGCGAGAACACTGAAGGCGAGTACTCCAGTGTCGGTGGCAGGATGTTCCCCGGAACCGACCGCGAGATCGTGCTGCAGGAAACCGTGATGACCCGCGTCGGCGTCGACCGTATCCTCAAGTTCGCCTACGACCTGGCGCAAAGCCGTCCGAAGAAGCACCTGACCTCGGCCACCAAATCCAATGGCATCGCGATCACCATGCCCTACTGGGATGAACGCGTCGTGGAAATGGGCAAGAAATATCCGGACGTCAACGTCGACAAGTACCACATCGATATTCTCACCGCGAACTTCGTCCTGCACCCGGACTGGTTCGACGTGGTGGTGGCCAGCAACCTGTTCGGCGACATCCTTTCCGACCTGGGCCCGGCCTGCACCGGCACCATCGGCATCGCTCCCTCGGCCAACATCAACCCGGAACGCAACTTCCCGAGTCTGTTCGAGCCGGTGCACGGCTCGGCGCCCGATATCGCCGGAAAAGGCATCGCCAACCCGATCGGGCAGATCTGGTGCGGTGCGATGATGCTCGAGCACCTGGGCCATCCCGAAGCAGGCGCCGCAGTGCTGACCGCGATCGAAACCGTGCTTGCGATGGGCCCGGAGCATGCGCCCTTGACCGCCGACATCGGTGGCACCGGCAACACGGAATCGCTGGGCAAGGCCATCGCTGCCGCGGTCTGA
- a CDS encoding LysR substrate-binding domain-containing protein — protein sequence MLVSDIDRVLRSNLKLKHLQLVVALDEFRHLGRSAEFLSLTQPAVSKSLAEIEKMFGLELFIRSTRGTRPTAYGEQVVRFARSVLVDFDRTCDDIASVASGGAGRIRVGAMVVATPGLLVGAVSRLKLSSPHTTVSIEEGDLTRLLPRLRTGELDFIVGRLEPGYSSPDLETQALYADSMRVVVAADHPLATVARPTWHHLATLPWVVPPAWASSRIKLNQMFYKHSLQPPADIIETSSFLVTMTFMRKRNCVCFVASKVADYLESVGLGHTLPLEVPIELPPVGIILLSNGLRTPVASTLIDALHEQAMGIRGETAPE from the coding sequence ATGCTGGTGAGTGACATCGATAGAGTTTTGCGCTCCAACCTTAAACTCAAACACCTGCAGCTTGTGGTTGCGCTGGATGAATTCCGTCATCTTGGGCGGTCCGCGGAATTTTTGTCGCTGACCCAGCCGGCCGTCAGCAAGTCGCTTGCGGAAATCGAAAAGATGTTCGGACTCGAGTTATTCATCCGCTCAACGCGAGGGACCCGGCCGACTGCCTACGGCGAGCAGGTTGTCCGATTTGCGCGTTCGGTACTTGTGGATTTTGACCGTACTTGTGACGACATCGCTTCAGTCGCCAGTGGAGGCGCCGGGCGTATCCGCGTTGGCGCTATGGTCGTTGCCACACCTGGATTGCTGGTGGGCGCCGTCAGCCGCCTCAAGCTCAGTTCGCCACACACGACGGTGTCGATCGAGGAGGGTGATCTCACGCGCCTGTTGCCGAGGCTGCGCACAGGCGAGCTCGATTTCATCGTGGGTCGGCTGGAGCCAGGCTACAGCTCTCCGGACCTTGAAACGCAGGCGTTATACGCCGACTCCATGCGAGTCGTCGTCGCTGCCGATCATCCGCTGGCCACAGTGGCCCGACCCACCTGGCATCATCTGGCGACGCTTCCCTGGGTCGTTCCCCCGGCCTGGGCATCCTCGCGGATCAAGCTGAACCAGATGTTCTACAAACACAGTCTGCAACCCCCGGCTGACATCATCGAAACCTCGTCCTTTCTGGTGACGATGACGTTCATGAGGAAAAGAAACTGCGTCTGCTTCGTCGCGAGTAAAGTCGCGGATTACCTCGAATCCGTAGGCCTGGGCCACACCCTGCCGCTGGAGGTGCCGATCGAGTTACCGCCGGTGGGTATCATTCTTCTGAGTAACGGGCTGAGAACCCCCGTTGCAAGTACTCTCATCGATGCTCTGCACGAACAGGCGATGGGCATCAGGGGCGAGACCGCGCCTGAGTGA
- a CDS encoding MFS transporter, whose translation MRTPGTAKPLNEPVVNQGKKSNARWVVAALMWFAIAINYIDRTVLSVAAPELIKEFSLTPEMMGIVLSAFFWSYALLQIPAGWVADKFGQKMGLGIAVGSWSLATAATGLATGFASLVGLRVALGVGEAGAYPANAGIASKWFPDRERATISGLFDSASKFGGAVAMPLIVTLMMAFDWRMTFVIVGLAGLVWSLIWWWYFSDTPEKHRSANAAEVQYIRGGQAQQHGVDATIPMKWYELLKHRNIWAMCLGFFTINYISYFFITWLPTYLVQEQGMGLLKMGMVASLPLICGLFAEIAAGWLSDRVVHSGRLSLTATRKLFLIVGLSMALCIGLAPLTTSVWLTVLLLCIAKAGTTVAASQVWALPGDVAPKNMTSTVAGLQNMVANFGGVLGPVITGFIVASTGSFKMALVFSAVLGMLGILNYALLLKKVEPIVASTPSEPQHAPSPSQVSSEPYSR comes from the coding sequence ATGCGCACTCCAGGTACCGCCAAACCGTTAAATGAACCCGTGGTGAATCAAGGGAAAAAATCCAACGCTCGTTGGGTCGTGGCAGCCCTGATGTGGTTTGCCATCGCCATCAACTACATTGATCGCACCGTTCTCTCAGTCGCAGCACCCGAACTCATCAAAGAGTTCAGCCTGACCCCCGAGATGATGGGTATCGTCTTGTCCGCTTTTTTCTGGTCCTACGCGCTGCTACAAATTCCTGCTGGCTGGGTGGCCGACAAGTTCGGGCAGAAAATGGGGCTCGGGATTGCCGTAGGCTCCTGGTCGCTCGCGACGGCGGCCACAGGACTTGCGACAGGCTTTGCCTCCCTGGTTGGACTGCGAGTGGCTTTGGGCGTCGGTGAAGCCGGCGCTTACCCAGCCAATGCAGGGATCGCGTCCAAGTGGTTCCCGGACAGGGAGCGGGCAACCATTTCAGGTCTTTTTGACAGCGCCTCGAAATTCGGCGGTGCCGTGGCGATGCCGCTCATTGTGACCTTGATGATGGCGTTCGACTGGCGCATGACGTTCGTGATCGTGGGCCTGGCCGGCCTCGTCTGGAGCCTGATCTGGTGGTGGTATTTCTCGGACACTCCGGAAAAACACAGAAGCGCCAACGCTGCCGAGGTGCAATACATCCGCGGTGGTCAAGCCCAGCAGCACGGTGTCGATGCCACGATCCCGATGAAATGGTACGAACTGCTCAAGCACCGCAATATCTGGGCGATGTGCCTGGGCTTCTTCACCATCAACTACATCTCGTACTTCTTCATCACCTGGCTGCCCACGTACCTTGTGCAGGAACAGGGGATGGGCTTGCTCAAGATGGGCATGGTCGCTTCGCTTCCGCTGATTTGCGGCCTCTTCGCCGAGATCGCTGCCGGATGGCTCTCCGACAGGGTGGTCCACAGTGGACGCCTGTCGCTCACCGCGACACGCAAACTGTTTCTCATCGTGGGGCTTTCGATGGCGCTGTGTATCGGTCTGGCGCCACTGACCACGTCGGTCTGGCTCACTGTCCTGCTGCTGTGCATCGCAAAGGCCGGAACCACTGTCGCGGCTTCGCAAGTCTGGGCGCTGCCGGGTGATGTAGCGCCGAAGAACATGACGTCCACCGTAGCCGGGCTGCAGAACATGGTTGCGAACTTTGGCGGCGTCCTGGGGCCGGTGATTACCGGCTTCATCGTTGCCTCGACCGGGTCGTTCAAAATGGCGTTGGTCTTCTCGGCGGTGCTCGGAATGCTTGGCATCCTGAACTACGCCCTGCTGCTGAAGAAGGTCGAACCCATCGTTGCGTCCACGCCGAGCGAGCCTCAGCACGCCCCCTCCCCCTCGCAGGTGTCGAGTGAACCCTATAGCCGCTGA
- a CDS encoding UxaA family hydrolase: MTTTATHAPHRLIRLHANDNVLVARQLIGLGDELPELGVRIRAQVPAGHKIAAQDIMAGEPVRKYDTIIGVASRNILKGEHVHSHNIALIDFNREPGFCEDVRPVDYVAPDKRATFMGIVRADGRVATRNFIGLLSSVNCSSTVIKKIAEHFTPERLAAYPNVDGVVAFAQTSGCGMSSPSHHFDVLQRTIAGYARHPNLAAVLIVGLGCERNQVASLVEAQQLVPDSNLRTFVMQDTGGTRATIAQGIAAIEAMLPEANAIKRVPVSAAHLKIGLECGGSDGFSGITANPALGAAMDILVRHGGTAILSETPEIHGVEFMLTRRAISPEVGQKLLDRLAWWEEYTRGQNGQFNGVVGPGNQAGGLANIFEKSLGSAMKGGTTPLQAVYEYAEPIDKAGLVFMDSPGYDPVAATGQIASGANLICFTTGRGSMFGSKPAPTIKLASNTAMFTRLEEDMDINCGLILDGELSVEQMGQRIFEHILEAASGASTKSELLGLGDHEFVPWHLGIVS, from the coding sequence ATGACGACTACCGCGACCCATGCCCCTCACAGACTGATACGTCTGCATGCCAATGACAACGTCCTCGTCGCTCGCCAGTTGATCGGCCTGGGAGACGAGCTGCCCGAACTGGGCGTCCGCATCCGGGCGCAAGTGCCGGCCGGGCACAAGATCGCGGCGCAGGACATCATGGCGGGTGAACCGGTGCGTAAGTACGACACGATCATCGGTGTCGCTTCGCGCAATATTCTCAAGGGCGAGCACGTTCACTCCCACAACATCGCACTCATCGATTTCAACCGGGAGCCGGGCTTCTGTGAGGACGTGCGCCCTGTGGACTACGTAGCACCCGATAAACGCGCGACCTTCATGGGTATCGTGCGAGCAGACGGCCGTGTTGCCACGCGCAACTTCATCGGACTGCTGTCGTCGGTGAACTGCTCGTCGACCGTGATCAAGAAAATCGCCGAGCATTTCACGCCCGAGCGGCTCGCCGCCTACCCGAACGTCGACGGCGTCGTCGCATTCGCCCAGACGAGCGGATGCGGCATGTCCTCTCCCAGTCATCATTTCGACGTCCTGCAGCGCACCATCGCGGGGTATGCGCGCCATCCCAATCTGGCGGCTGTACTGATCGTCGGACTGGGTTGCGAGCGAAACCAGGTGGCCAGCCTCGTCGAGGCTCAGCAACTGGTGCCTGATAGTAATCTGCGCACATTTGTGATGCAGGATACCGGCGGCACGCGTGCAACCATCGCTCAAGGCATCGCGGCGATCGAAGCGATGCTGCCCGAAGCCAACGCTATCAAGCGTGTCCCGGTCAGTGCGGCGCACCTGAAGATCGGACTGGAATGCGGCGGCTCCGATGGCTTTTCAGGCATCACCGCCAACCCGGCATTGGGGGCTGCGATGGATATTCTGGTGCGTCATGGCGGCACGGCCATTCTGTCCGAGACACCCGAAATCCACGGTGTGGAGTTCATGCTGACGCGACGTGCGATCAGTCCCGAGGTGGGTCAGAAGCTGCTGGACCGCCTGGCCTGGTGGGAGGAATACACGCGGGGTCAGAATGGGCAATTCAATGGCGTCGTTGGGCCTGGTAATCAGGCGGGCGGGCTGGCCAATATCTTCGAAAAATCGCTGGGGTCTGCCATGAAAGGCGGCACAACACCGTTGCAGGCGGTGTACGAGTACGCCGAGCCGATTGACAAGGCCGGCCTCGTGTTCATGGATTCACCCGGCTACGACCCTGTTGCCGCAACCGGTCAAATCGCCAGCGGTGCCAACCTCATTTGCTTCACCACCGGCCGAGGCTCGATGTTTGGGAGCAAGCCGGCGCCAACGATCAAACTCGCCAGCAACACCGCGATGTTCACCCGCCTGGAAGAAGACATGGACATCAATTGCGGCCTTATTCTGGACGGTGAGCTGTCGGTTGAGCAGATGGGTCAACGCATCTTTGAGCACATTCTGGAGGCTGCTTCAGGTGCCTCGACCAAGAGCGAATTGTTGGGGCTTGGGGATCACGAATTCGTGCCCTGGCACCTGGGCATCGTCAGCTGA